The Apium graveolens cultivar Ventura chromosome 11, ASM990537v1, whole genome shotgun sequence genome has a window encoding:
- the LOC141695574 gene encoding protein FAR1-RELATED SEQUENCE 5-like produces the protein MYAIRQQWVFAFTKQHFAAGMTTTSRSESMNSFFDEYVKASTGLKEFIENSQKALESQYLREVQANFDTEYKERRLFSNSSMEIHASKIYTKEMFKRFQKELQKSQSFVMKSMKGCGDYLSKMYLVEKSTLPEIYRTNFFLKVSIDGSYSCTCKKFEHSGMICRHMIRYLNKKQKTMIPPDLVTMRWTINGNKVAGPLPCTPRMLGNIVES, from the coding sequence ATGTATGCAATTAGACAACAATGGGTTTTTGCTTTCACGAAACAACATTTTGCCGCCGGTATGACTACCACCTCAAGGAGCGAGTCTATGAATTCATTTTTTGATGAGTATGTAAAAGCGTCGACCGGTTtgaaagaattcattgagaattCACAAAAAGCTTTGGAGTCACAATATTTACGGGAGGTTCAAGCCAATTTTGATACCGAGTACAAGGAAAGGAGACTATTCTCTAACTCGTCAATGGAGATACATGCCTCCAAGATATACACAAAAGAGATGTTTAAGCGATTTCAAAAAGAGCTTCAAAAAAGTCAATCTTTTGTTATGAAAAGCATGAAAGGTTGTGGAGATTATCTTTCAAAGATGTATTTGGTAGAAAAGTCCACCTTGCCGGAGATTTATAGAACAAATTTTTTCTTGAAGGTTTCCATCGACGGGAGTTATTCTTGTACATGTAAAAAATTTGAACATTCTGGGATGATTTGTAGACACATGATCCGTTACCTTAACAAGAAACAAAAGACGATGATACCGCCTGATCTTGTCACAATGAGGTGGACAATAAACGGAAACAAGGTTGCGGGACCTCTACCGTGTACCCCTCGGATGCTTGGTAATATTGTAGAATCTTAA